In Fusarium poae strain DAOMC 252244 chromosome Unknown contig_1, whole genome shotgun sequence, the following are encoded in one genomic region:
- a CDS encoding uncharacterized protein (TransMembrane:1 (o107-128i)), protein MSQAELHDEGATTAPSTSSDLLSVIGELVSLCIRLSANVTSLAKTSADASRNLVSPMKTMSLLYNNLTRFLELKSGRPFARMLIFRRLEPLLACLSPPTTSLGLPRYGLFVLFLTWWIWRHSITWMLARAVM, encoded by the coding sequence ATGTCTCAAGCAGAACTTCACGATGAAGGTGCTACTACTGCACCATCTACAAGTAGCGATTTGCTTTCTGTAATTGGTGAACTAGTCAGCCTATGTATCCGCTTATCTGCAAACGTAACTTCACTGGCCAAGACATCCGCCGATGCTTCTCGCAACCTAGTGAGTCCGATGAAGACAATGAGTCTGCTTTACAACAATTTGACGCGATTTCTCGAGCTCAAATCTGGCCGGCCATTCGCAAGGATGCTAATCTTTCGAAGGCTTGAGCCGTTATTGGCATGCCTTAGCCCCCCAACAACCAGTTTGGGGCTCCCTCGGTATGGCCTCTTTGTACTTTTCCTGACATGGTGGATTTGGCGACATAGTATCACGTGGATGCTTGCCCGAGCCGTAATGTGA
- a CDS encoding uncharacterized protein (TransMembrane:1 (o40-60i)) has protein sequence MQEISSRNCNGSLDHITSQWNIPPPLPISFPPYSSLQWCYFVGIIIQVAILVTLLVVLAASRFAKRHEGNEISTDPEKSQPGQAPRIEIAGIDPTYDEKHHGLLLGDSVVSPTGRPPLPSDEDDDDSFEIMGQPETRPISQDQLVAEVKGIYAGLVMVETKCIEVDNAQSSNTDANAKLNNEQWQALIALHRTLLHEHHDFLLASQHPSASPALRRLPSKYVMPARMWRHGIHSFLELLRQRLPASLEHMLNFLHLAYSMMALLYETVPAFEDTWIECLGDLARYRMAIEDDDIRDREVWRHVSRHWYSKASDTDPETGRLYHHLAILARPNAVQQLFYYTKSLCVPIPFSSARESIMTLFDPLLSNSPTGLNPIDASFVRAHGILFSEKSWDQLEDSMNDFNKNLDKHIAKSKEGWKETGYYIGISLACSLLGYGAESNVIMRALSKKPEGTDAAMDGSAISETMPDERFRQAYKFGVATIETVLDRQGDVNTLPFLHTILIFIHYMTRHPAAINHLEDEFPWKLTAVMLNSLLGSCEPGYKVQSHTMLLDSDQLTRPLPEDFAMRGLLYAEGYLPQKRFRNDRIDDDERYFELEYMAEERRHRILSLGLSIATSGRWLIWDEATSQFSTQPDIEPLAQAKCERI, from the exons ATGCAAGAAATATCGAGTAGAAATTGCAACGGTTCTCTTGACCACATCACT TCACAATGGAACATACCACCTCCTTTGCCCATCTCCTTCCCCCCCTACTCTTCACTTCAGTGGTGTTATTTCGTTGGGATTATTATCCAGGTTGCAATTTTGGTCACCCTTCTGGTGGTATTGGCGGCGTCGCGTTTTGCAAAACGCCATGAAGGCAATGAAAT CTCGACAGATCCTGAAAAGTCACAGCCAGGACAAGCTCCACGCATCGAAATTGCAGGTATAGATCCTACCTATGATGAAAAGCATCATGGACTATTACTGGGTGATAGTGTCGTATCCCCGACTGGGAGGCCTCCCCTACCTtcggatgaagatgatgacgactcgTTCGAGATCATGGGCCAACCAGAGACTAGGCCGATCTCTCAAGATCAGCTCGTCGCAGAGGTCAAGGGCATATATGCGGGGCTGGTCATGGTCGAGACCAAATGCATTGAAGTTGATAATGCACAATCATCCAATACCGATGCCAACGCGAAGCTCAATAACGAACAATGGCAGGCGTTGATTGCACTGCATAGAACACTCCTCCACGAACATCACGACTTCTTGCTCGCCAGTCAGCATCCCTCCGCCAGCCCGGCCCTGCGCAGATTACCTTCCAAATATGTGATGCCTGCGCGCATGTGGAGGCACGGTATCCATTCGTTCCTGGAACTTCTACGGCAGCGATTGCCAGCCTCGCTCGAACATATGCTCAATTTCTTGCACTTGGCGTATAGTATGATGGCCTTGCTGTACGAAACTGTGCCTGCGTTCGAAGATACTTGGATCGAGTGTCTTGGCGACCTTGCCCGATATCGCATGGCcattgaagatgacgatATTCGCGACCGCGAAGTTTGGAGACATGTCAGCCGTCATTGGTACAGCAAAGCGTCAGACACGGACCCCGAGACAGGAAGACTTTATCACCATCTTGCTATCCTGGCAAGACCCAACGCAGTTCAACAGCTATTCTACTACACCAAATCTCTTTGCGTCCCCATCCCATTTTCCAGTGCCCGAGAAAGTATTATGACGTTGTTTGATCCTCTGTTGAGCAACAGTCCCACCGGCTTGAATCCAATCGATGCTTCATTCGTTCGCGCTCATGGTATCCTCTTCTCTGAGAAGTCTTGGGACCAGCTTGAAGACTCTATGAATGATTTCAATAAGAATCTGGATAAACATATTGCCAAGTCCAAGGAGGGATGGAAGGAAACAGG ATATTACATTGGCATCTCCCTTGCTTGCTCTCTCCTTGGTTACGGCGCCGAATCCAATGTCATTATGCGAGCTCTTTCCAAGAAGCCCGAGGGGACAGATGCTGCTATGGATGGAAGTGCGATTTCCGAGACCATGCCGGATGAGAGATTCAGGCAGGCTTACAAGTTTGGAGTGGCCACTATTGAGACGGTACTTGATCGTCAGGGAGATGTAAACACGTTACCTTTTCTGCACACGATTTTGATCTTCATCCACTACATGACCCGACACCCTGCGGCCATTAACCACTTGGAGGATGAATTTCCTTGGAAACTTACTGCTGTAATGCTCAACTCTTTGTTAGGATCTTGCGAGCCTGGATACAAAGTGCAAAGTCACACAATGCTGCTTGATAGTGATCAGTTGACTCGCCCCTTACCAGAAGACTTCGCAATGAGGGGGCTGCTCTACGCAGAGGGCTATCTTCCTCAGAAACGGTTCCGCAATGACAGaatcgacgacgacgagagaTACTTTGAACTGGAGTACATGGCAGAAGAGCGAAGGCACCGGATTCTTTCTTTGGGGCTCAGCATTGCTACTTCAGGCCGCTGGCTGATTTGGGATGAGGCAACTAGCCAATTCTCAACGCAGCCAGATATTGAACCGCTCGCACAGGCAAAATGCGAAAGAATATGA
- a CDS encoding uncharacterized protein (TransMembrane:5 (o6-30i58-82o88-111i123-143o192-210i)): MPSSSPFILLLITLILACVSYLISSARLVYWRHRQARRPRTVDSSPSQTYKEQHPRRYLWRMSLFILVISMTTSALAVPALIKGDPYTTVLAAWIIVANWSHEAIISTLTGRKGMTMFKPRRIWSGFIIAGAFLIVGVTIRLLDISSYGLIIARISDSGYHLYFIWEWINVVAAKGQFQSGKEAGLMVKTYLMARIVLTIAASVFLLSSSNDFNLMVRNRPHEHRGIIADILKATATIRGAHSVLYTISLVPAELHRSPEVEVELESHGNKSTSQWHPDKDQGTPDYAFRVPSQETLDTV; encoded by the exons ATGCCCTCGTCGTCGCCTTTTATCCTTCTTTTGATCACTCTCATCCTCGCCTGTGTCTCTTATCTGATTTCTTCAGCACGACTTGTCTACTGGCGGCACCGCCAAGCACGGCGGCCGAGAACAGTAGACTCCTCACCATCACAGACTTACAAGGAACAGCACCCTAGGCGCTATCTTTGGCGGATGTCGCTGTTCATACTTGTTATATCTATGACAACATCAGCTCTTGCAGTTCCAGCCTTGATCAAAGGCGACCCTTACACCACGGTACTCGCAGCTTGGATTATAGTTGCGAATTGGTCTCATGAG GCTATCATTTCAACGCTCACAGGGCGGAAAGGCATGACGATGTTCAAGCCCCGGCGTATCTGGTCTGGTTTTATCATCGCTGGGGCTTTTCTCATCGTCGGGGTTACAATCCGACTACTCGATATCTCCAGTTACGGACTCATAATCGCAAGGATATCGGACAGCGGCTACCACCTTTATTTCATCTGGGAATGGATCAACGTGGTTGCTGCGAAGGGACAGTTCCAGTCGGGAAAAGAGGCCGGCTTGATGGTGAAGACCTACCTTATGGCTCGTATTGTCTTAACTATAGCGGCCTCTGTGTTCTTGCTTTCATCGTCCAATGATTTCAACCTCATGGTGCGCAACAGACCACACGAGCATAGAGGAATTATCGCTGACATACTCAAGGCTACTGCTACCATCCGTGGTGCGCACAGTGTATTATATACCATATCGCTTGTCCCCGCAGAGTTACATCGGAGTCCTGAGGTTGAGGTCGAGCTGGAGTCGCACGGGAACAAGTCAACTTCACAGTGGCACCCCGACAAAGACCAAGGCACCCCAGATTACGCATTCCGCGTACCTAGTCAAGAAACGCTGGATACTGTGTGA